Proteins co-encoded in one Clarias gariepinus isolate MV-2021 ecotype Netherlands chromosome 13, CGAR_prim_01v2, whole genome shotgun sequence genomic window:
- the psma3 gene encoding proteasome subunit alpha type-3, giving the protein MSSIGTGYDLSASTFSPDGRVFQVEYAMKAVENSSTAIGIRCKDGIVFGVEKLVLSKLYEEGSNKRIFNIDRHVGMAVAGLLADARSLAEVAREEASNFRSNYGHDIPLKHLADRVAMYVHAYTLYSAVRPFGCSFILGSHDEDEGPQLYMVDPSGISYGYWGCAIGKAKQAAKTEIEKLQMKDMTCRELVKEVAKIIYIVHDEVKDKAFELELSWVGEVTKGRHELVPKDIKEEAEKYAKDSLEEDDDSDEDNM; this is encoded by the exons ATGAGTTCTATTGGGACCGGG TATGACTTGTCTGCATCCACTTTTTCGCCGGATGGCAGGGTGTTTCAAGTAGAGTATGCCATGAAAGCAGTAGAAAACAGCAG CACGGCTATTGGAATTCGCTGTAAAGATGGAATCGTGTTTGGTGTGGAGAAGCTGGTGCTCTCCAAACTGTACGAAGAGGGCTCGAACAAGAGAATCTTCAACATCGATCGCCATGTTGGCATG GCTGTGGCAGGGCTGCTGGCAGATGCTAGGTCTCTTGCTGAGGTGGCAAGGGAAGAAGCGTCTAACTTTCGCTCCAACTATGGCCATGACATCCCCCTGAAG caTCTGGCAGACAGAGTCGCGATGTACGTCCATGCCTACACGTTATACAGCGCTGTGCGGCCTTTTGGGTGCag TTTCATCCTCGGCTCTCATGACGAAGATGAGGGTCCTCAGCTGTACATGGTGGACCCATCAGGGATTTCATAT GGGTACTGGGGCTGCGCCATTGGAAAAGCCAAGCAAGCTGCAAAAACAGAAATTGAGAAACTTCAG ATGAAAGACATGACCTGCCGAGAGCTGGTGAAAGAGGTTGCAAAAAT CATCTACATTGTACACGATGAGGTGAAGGACAAAGCCTTTGAGCTGGAGCTGAGCTGGGTTGGAGAAG TTACAAAAGGAAGGCATGAGCTGGTCCCTAAAGATATCAAAGAGGAGGCTGAGAAATACGCTAAA gaTTCACTGGAAGAAGATGACGACTCTGATGAGGACAACATGTAA